ACCGGTGTCGACATCCCGTTCGTGGTCTGTGTCAGCGCCGACGTCTCCGTCCGGGAGCGGGTGGTCCGTCAGCTCGACGACCTGGGGCCGGTGGTGATCTGCGCCGACCTGGCCGAGCTGCGCGCCATGCTCTTTCCCGGCCCCGCGCTGCCGCCCGCCGCCGCGCCCCCGGCTGCCGCGCCACCCGGCCCCGCGCTGCCGGCCGCCGCGCCCCCCGGCTCGGTGCGCTGCGGCGATCTCGTCGTCGACCCGGCCGGTCACCTGGTCACCTGGCGGGGGGAGCCGTTGGCGCTGACCCGGCTGGAGCGGGAGCTGCTGGCCCGGCTGGCCGGTGACCCGG
Above is a window of Micromonospora rifamycinica DNA encoding:
- a CDS encoding winged helix-turn-helix domain-containing protein → MTGVDIPFVVCVSADVSVRERVVRQLDDLGPVVICADLAELRAMLFPGPALPPAAAPPAAAPPGPALPAAAPPGSVRCGDLVVDPAGHLVTWRGEPLALTRLERELLARLAGDPGVVWSYERIFGSVWGGAWLGDAAILHSAVKRLRRKLRAVSGGPQVQTVRGVGYRLATPCG